The following proteins are encoded in a genomic region of Amphiura filiformis chromosome 11, Afil_fr2py, whole genome shotgun sequence:
- the LOC140164874 gene encoding LOW QUALITY PROTEIN: splicing factor ESS-2 homolog (The sequence of the model RefSeq protein was modified relative to this genomic sequence to represent the inferred CDS: deleted 1 base in 1 codon), with product MAVVKVGEKALIAVKESGALQEKDKVKVPAKKILDEETYSEDLEMIIARDFFPDLAKLRAQKEYMEAMDRNDLVKMRELALKYATAADTKHNRNTPTPYGKATPATFETPEVGSSEHQQSPPGRRRQPSESSTINPERPHPSRRKDDDEEDEDEGTNYQKKSDSSLTLDRYLSKHTSEDNASFGDIMAVAEEKHRHKHAWLYEAEQDHHQQQEEMLRLKGPEERLAIEAAPGSSVTTWDYQVKNSLMYVPEGVEETAEEKLKQKPRVIVHSNTRLTSDPFGNMQEKTSMAQAAANQAYKKQGKIGADGKEILPPESPQVNGYGFVGTPSPAPGVNESPLMTWGEIEGTPFRLDGSDTPMRHSGPGPAFKIPNVPRRERLGHSLVEEVTKKHRAKKQEALKRVAESLVSPSPKRYSTLGSVERLRTLSPAAQKLVSKKIKSGGTDKALRASYTPSPSHRGVPGDKTPRLTPGHTPGRTPGRTPGRTSKTPNKTPSKTTSDFSSSSDSSTITDNLLNLPKRNSRAKATDFF from the exons ATGGCGGTTGTCAAAGTCGGAGAGAAGGCTTTGATTGCTGTGAAGGAATCGGGAGCTTTACAGGAGAAAGATAAGGTCAAAGTACCCGCCAAGAAGATCCTAGATGAAGAGACTTACTCAGAG GATCTAGAGATGATTATAGCAAGGGATTTCTTCCCAGATCTTGCCAAGTTGAGGGCACAGAAAGAATACATGGAAGCCATGGATAGAAATGACTTGGTAAAAATGAGGGAGTTAGCACTGAAATATGCAACAGCAGCAGACACCAAACACAACAGGAATACACCAACTCCAT ATGGTAAAGCCACCCCAGCCACATTTGAAACCCCTGAAGTAGGATCATCTGAACATCAGCAATCACCTCCTGGCAGAAGAAGACAGCCTAGTGAGTCATCAACAATAAATCCAGAAAGACCACATCCAAGCAGGAGGaaagatgatgatgaggaggacgAGGATGAAGGAACAAATTATCAAA AAAAGAGTGATAGTTCCCTGACGTTAGACCGATACCTAAGCAAGCATACCAGTGAGGACAACGCATCCTTTGGTGACATCATGGCAGTGGCCGAAGAAAAACATCGTCACAAACATGCTTGGTTGTATGAAGCTGAGCAAGACCACCATCAACAACAAGAAGAGATGCTGCGACTCAAAGGACCTGAAGAAAGACTGGCTATTGAAGCTGCCCCAGGGTCATCGGTGACAACGTGGGATTATCAGGTCAAGAATTCACTCATGTATGTCCCTGAAG GTGTCGAAGAAACCGCTGAggaaaaattgaaacaaaagccACGTGTAATAGTTCACAGTAACACAAGGTTGACATCAGATCCATTTGGCAACATGCAGGAGAAGACTAGCATGGCACAGGCGGCTGCAAACCAAGCTTACAAGAAACAAGGCAAGATTGGAGCTGATGGGAAAGAGATCTTACCGCCAGAATCACCGCAGGTTAATGGCTATGGGTTTGTGGGGACTCCATCACCTGCGCCTGGTGTAAATGAGTCCCCTCTGATGACTTGGGGTGAAATAGAAGGAACTCCTTTTAGACTTGATGGATCTGACACACCTATGAGACACTCTGGACCGGGACCAGCCTTCAAA ATTCCTAATGTGCCAAGACGAGAGAGACTAGGACACTCTCTGGTTGAGGAAGTCACCAAAAAACACAGAGCCAAGAAACAGGAAGCACTCAAGCGAGTTGCAGAGAGTCTTGTAAG CCCGTCACCCAAGAGGTACAGTACACTAGGATCAGTAGAGAGATTACGAACACTATCACCAGCAGCTCAAAAACTAGTTAGCAAAAAAATTAAGTCG GGAGGTACGGACAAAGCCTTACGAGCCAGTTACACACCCTCTCCCTCACATAGAGGCGTGCCAGGGGACAAGACACCAAGACTAACCCCAGGACACACTCCTGGACGTACCCCTGGCAGAACTCCAGGAAGAACTAGCAAAACACCTAACAAAACACCTAGTAAGACTACAAGTGATTTTAGTAGTTCATCCGATAGTTCCACAATAACAGATAACCTGCTGAATTTACCAAAGAGGAATTCAAGAGCAAAAGCTACAGATTTCTTCTGA